The following are encoded in a window of Parambassis ranga chromosome 15, fParRan2.1, whole genome shotgun sequence genomic DNA:
- the abcg8 gene encoding ATP-binding cassette sub-family G member 8, translating into MDTDTALSQTNGYAQHQDTELFSTEEDSSLYFTYSGGCNELEVKNLHYEVDTAAQIPWYERLSEFKLPWEIKGNKQTAINKLSLRVGSGQMLAVIGSSGCGKTSLLDILTCRDEGGVMTSGQILINGKPNKPQLVKKSIAHVRQDDRLLPHLTVRETLSFVAKLRLPTHFTQAQRDQRVDDVIAELRLRQCAHTRVGNDYVRGVSGGERRRVSIAVQLLWNPGILILDEPTSGLDSFTAHNLVITLSRLARGNRLVLLSVHQPRSDIFQLFDLVVLLSSGSAVYCGAARDMVPYFTALGHPCPRYCNPSDFYVDLISIDRRSPERETECLERARVLAEQFMEKVRDTDDHMWKPPGNQAAPAQTDSPQQAKTAEGEEVITISTGRNRLPGRLHQFSILIRRHMYNDFRDLVTLLVHGFEALLMSLLVGCLYYGAGEERLSIQDTVALLYMIGALTPFAVVLDVIAKCHTERAMLYHELEDGMYSVTSYFFAKVLGELPEHCVFTLVYGLPIYWLAGLNEAPERFLLNFLLVWLMVYCSRAMALFVAAALPTLQTSAFMGNALFTVFYLTGGFVISLENMWLVASWFSYASFMRWGFDGLLQVQFRGSKYPVTIGNITINIDGIYVAEAMNMNQYPLYSCYLVLLAVCLGFMVLYFLCLKFIKQKSSQDW; encoded by the exons ATGGACACAGACACTGCCCTCAGTCAGACTAATGGCTATGCACAG CACCAGGACACAGAGTTGTTCTCAACTGAAGAAGACAGCAGTCTCTACTTCACCTACAGTGGAGGGTGCAATGAGCTGGAGGTCAAGAACCTGCACTATGAG gtggacacagcagctcagatccCCTGGTATGAGAGGTTATCAGAGTTTAAATTGCCGTGGGAGATAAAAGGAAACAAGCAGACAGCCATCAACAAACTCAGCCTCAGAGTGGGCAGCGGACAGATGCTGGCTGTCATCGGCAGCTCAG GTTGTGGTAAAACGTCTCTACTGGACATCCTAACCTGTCGAGATGAAGGCGGCGTGATGACATCTGGTCAGATTCTGATTAACGGAAAGCCCAACAAGCCGCAGCTAGTGAAGAAGAGCATCGCTCATGTCCGCCAGGATGACCGCCTCCTTCCTCATCTCACTGTCCGTGAGACACTCAGCTTTGTTGCCAAACTCAGGCTTCCCACGCACTTCACACAGGCTCAGAGGGACCAGAGG GTGGATGACGTCATTGCAGAGCTTCGGCTGCGTCAGTGTGCGCACACCAGGGTGGGGAACGACTATGTGAGGGGTGTTTCtggtggagagaggaggagagtcaGTATAGCTGTCCAACTTCTCTGGAACCCTg GTATTTTGATCTTGGATGAGCCCACTTCAGGTTTGGATAGCTTCACCGCACACAACCTGGTCATCACACTGTCCCGCCTCGCCCGGGGAAACCGCCTGGTCCTGCTCTCAGTCCACCAGCCTCGATCAGATATCTTCCAGCTCTTCGACCTTGTCGTCCTGCTGTCTTCAGGCTCAGCCGTGTACTGTGGTGCAGCTCGGGACATGGTTCCTTACTTCACTGCTTTGGGACACCCCTGCCCACGATACTGTAACCCCTCTGACTTCTACG TTGATCTGATCAGTATAGACCGACGTAGTCCAGAGCGAGAGACCGAGTGTCTGGAGCGGGCCAGAGTTCTGGCAGAGCAGTTCATGGAGAAGGTCCGAGACACTGATGATCACATGTGGAAACCCCCTGGAAACCAAGCAGCACCAGCCCAAACTGACAG CCCTCAGCAGGCAAAAACAGCAGAGGGTGAGGAAGTCATCACTATTTCCACAGGCAGAAACAGACTGCCTGGCAGACTACACCAGTTCTCCATCCTGATCAG gcGTCACATGTATAATGACTTTCGAGACCTGGTCACCTTATTGGTCCACGGCTTTGAGGCACTTCTCATGTCACTGCTGGTCGGCTGTCTGTACTACGGGGCAGGAGAAGAGCGTCTGTCCATCCAGGACACTGTTGCCCTCCTCTACATGATCGGAGCGCTCACCCCATTTGCTGTGGTGCTGGACGTCATAGCTAAAT gtcacacagagagagccaTGCTCTATCACGAGCTGGAGGACGGCATGTACTCTGTCACTTCTTACTTCTTCGCTAAG GTCCTGGGGGAATTACCTGAGCACTGTGTGTTTACCCTGGTCTATGGTCTTCCTATCTATTGGCTGGCAGGGCTTAATGAAGCCCCCGAGCGCTTCCTGCTTAACTTCTTGCTGGTGTGGCTGATGGTTTACTGCAGCCGAGCCATGGCTCTGTTTGTAGCTGCTGCACTGCCCACCCTGCAAACCTCCGCCTTCATGGGAAACGCACTGTTCACCGTCTTCTATTTGACTGGCGGCTTTGTCATCAGCCTCGAGAATATGTGGCTGG TGGCCTCTTGGTTCTCTTATGCCTCCTTCATGCGTTGGGGTTTTGACGGCTTGCTGCAGGTACAGTTCAGAGGCAGCAAGTATCCTGTCACCATCGGAAACATCACCATCAACATTGATGGCATATAT GTGGCTGAGGCTATGAACATGAACCAGTACCCTCTGTACTCATGTTATCTGGTCCTGCTGGCAGTCTGTCTGGGCTTCATGGTGCTCTACTTCCTGTGTCTTAAATTCATCAAACAGAAGTCCAGTCAAGACTGGTGA